The Anas acuta chromosome 9, bAnaAcu1.1, whole genome shotgun sequence sequence GCAATTAGGGCTTAAGATCTGGGCAAACATGTTTCCATGGGGAGGGGACAAGGAAAGATTAAAAGTACACCACAATATATATAGCAATTACATGATCTAGTACTGAGGAATAAAATGCTACATGGTGCAACTCCTGGTTCAGCTTATTAGgatcatgttttattttctgcagtggaAAGCTGGAAAGTGACCAGCTGTCATTTATACAACTAAAGAATGTACACGTGAGTGTTACGTGCATGTTCAGACTGAGACTATCTCTTTGTTAAAGAGGgggataaaacaaaataaatgagaggAGCATTCATTCTTTTGTGGTTGATTTCACTAGtttatggagaaaagaaaacacttgatGGTGTAAGAGCCTTGTAGAAGTCTGGGGTTTGTATCCATACCATTTTGACTtcagttttgatttctttttgacAGTCTAAAAGTCTTGAAAAGATCAAAAGCTATTTAGGCAAAGAGTGAAGCTGAGgtgcagcagcactgtgtaCAGTTGCATGGCAGTATCCCCACACCTGGCTGTATAGGTCCTTCTCTGGAAGGAAGAAACCataattttctgtttacatACAGTGCACCTAAGTGCCATGATCTTGGTCTCCTTACCACGATCATGGTCTCCTTAAGGTTTTGGCTAATATAGGTTAAATTGGTAAACTGAAAGGAAGACTTATCAAAAAGTCGTTGCCATTTACTGAAAGTGTAATTATTTTTGAGTACTGCAGCATTCATTTCAAGATGTAACTTTAAATATATCCTctatgaggaaaaaacaaacatacaaacaaacaaaaaaaacattattaaggCTATCCCTACATTAGCAATGAGAAAGTAATAGCCAAGGAAAGTGGTGTCTTTAAGGAGTCCCAAAGTTGGGATTGGTGACTTGAGCTTTCAGACTGGTCTTTTGGGTATTCTGGAGGTAAAAGCACGCAGGTCACATTAAAGAAATGTTCTTACAATCAAATATGTTTGACATTAGATGGATTTACTCCAGTGAATCATGAAGACTGATTGAAAAGCTTGGTGATTGTGGAAGTATTAAATGCAGCCAGGGTGGACCAAACTGTATTTCCTGTTTCCTGTAGCTCTCTTGTTTAATACCAGCTCTAATATGCTGGTTATTATGAGGTTATTATAAAATCTACACATCTTTTTGTCTACCTGCTTCAGTATGTATCATCCTCTACTGGGGAAAGGATAATTTGGGGTTTATTCAGAGCTCAGCAGTTCTCTGAAGGTTTCATTatccttattttaattttcataaaaagaCCGTTATGCAAGGGCCTTTTGATTTCTGCTTAGTATTGAATAAAAACTTATGTCGTCTCTGCATTGACAAAAAGATCCCTTCTGATACTGCTGATGCTAGTGTTGCCGCCGCCACGTGTGCTGGGAAGCCTTGGAGCCAGAAGAGATTTGGCAGCAGCGCAGCGTTGCCTTTGTGGCAGGGAGTTCTGGtgcaagggaaagaaatggagcaTTCTGGCGTGATTTGTAATTTTGGTTAAGTGTCTGTCATTGAAGTTAATCATGAGTATCTTGTATGAAAGAAAAGCTCTGTCCTACTTACATATAAGTTAATAGCAGATGGCTTATTAGTTTCAATTAGAGCAAAACTGAACCACAAGTTGCTTAAGGGCAGATTAGAATTCGaagtcattttgaaaatgcttttatcttaagtaaaaaaaaaaaaaaaaaaaaaaaaaaaaaaaaaaaaaaagactgataaaaaaaagaaaaaaagatttcttgatttttttttgaggggcaTAGAAGGTTGCATAAAGTTGTTACTCTCCGTAATTATCCCTGACATAGCTGACTGCTTATTATGTATTGTGTTCAGCTGCAGCAAAAATGTGACAAAGGGCTTAGATTGTCTAGTGTGCTATTACACAGTGTCTCGAAACACCTAATTTGTAGGATAAGCAtattagatgaaaaaaataagaataagagTAAATTAAACTCCCATGGAAACAAAGAACAAGCTAGGCCCTAAGGAGGTAAGTTAAGACTCTAGGGAATTAAGTAACAGACCAAATAGACAAATAAGGCACAGAGCTGTCTGGTGCTGAGATAGCCTTGGCACAGGTGAAGGGAGAAGCAAGGAGATGAGTCAAGTGGTTTGCAGCATGGCTGCACCCAGCATGCTGCAGCCTCGGTGGCCATAGGGTTGTTCTAATTACTGTCAGTAGCAAATAACCCCGACAGGGTACCTTTCGCTAGGGGCTGACATGACAGACTGAGTTCTGGCCACGTGCTGGGCTCCCCTGTTGGTACGCCCTTGGTGCTAGGGCTGGTGAGGTGCCCAGCTCCGTGGCTGGTGGTGTGGCTGCTGGGCCAACTCGCGGGGAGTTGTCCTACGTGGCAAAAACTCTCCAGAGACCTGATCCACTTGCTTTGTTCTGTCACCTGAGCAAAGCAAGAGGGAGAACAGAGAGCAAGGTGTGTATCTTTAGCTGTGAGATCACGCATTGCTGGAGGTCACAGCATGTCTGCAGAAACCATGTCCTTGTGAGAGCAGCAGGTTGTAGTGTCATGTCCTTACCGGTACAGATCTTTAAGCATCTGGCAGTAAGCCTCGGTTTCTTTTAGGGTTCAGAACTCTTTGCCCTTCGGATAAGTTTACCAGAAGGGAGCAAGCATGGTAAGGAATGTTATCGGTGTGCTTGCACTGTGCCTTACGACTTTGTGCCTTTGTCTCAGGTTGTCCCTTGCTAGTGCCATTCAGCTTTTGTAACATTAATTAGTAATAAACTAAGTGCGCATAGGGAAGGAAGATATTTGAGGCTATGAGAGTGATATTCCACAGGTATTCCCTTTGTAATTTTTGTACTTGAGCTAGttctgaatttcttctgtgGAGCGAGTCGTCATTTAGAAAACTGTGAAGGAATTCCCTGGTCCCGAGCTGGATGcgttgtggtggagctcagctgcctagcaaggtaaaaccaccacagcctgTTAGTGCTCACATCCTTTGTGCAAAATGTGCAGTGACTGGATAGCCTTTGCACTCCAACTGCACAAGGCAGTGGGAGGAGGTGTGGGAGGAAGGTGAATATGAAACTAAATCGGAGTAATGGTGTTTCATACCCAATTTGAACCAATGCCTGGAGCTATaccaggggcaggcagcagagaatCATGCCTGAGCTTTGCTCTCTAATTGCCCACAGCGGTGATGAAATTGTTTCTAGTCATCTGTGCATAAAGTTGGCATTGCCCCTGGAGTCCTGTGAAGGTAAATTTACATTTgccttttgaaatatttcctaGTTCAAATAACTACTGCTAGGGAATGGTGATAGACGCAGGGCTCTTCGGGACAGAAACAGATAGAGAGCAAGCAAATAACTCACCTGAGGATGTTCTCTGACACTGAAGATGCGATAGAGGCGGAGGATGTAGCCCTCTCTTCGGTCAGCATTGATCTGGCGAAGGGCCAGATCTGCCGCCTCCTCTACTGCGGTGTCATCACAGGTGGGGGACAGCAGTGCGCTTGGcactctgctggcaggaggagaggcagcccAGGAGCAAAGCCCCTGTATGCTAAAGAGCACTGAAATAAGTAAAAACATTCTTCTTGGGAATCCGGTGCAGCAGATCAGAACGGTAGGCTGGGATGGAGGAGCTGTGTGAAATAGCAGAGTTTTGTAACAGAGCCCCGTCCCTTTATAAACTCGGGTCCCTCTTTGGGTACTGACCATCACCTTTAAACCTACAGAGACAACTGCAAACACTAAGTCAATGATTACAAAGTTTTATGAAAGTGTTGTAGCTCCCTCTGAGACCAGAGAGCGCTTTCTCCTTTGGGCTTTACATCTCTAATTTAGACTATGTTGGGCAGACCATATAACTTTGACCTCATCACAAAGCACAAGAATATACACAAAAAGCTGCTTTCTTAAGCAGCCAGCATTGCTTAAATAAACCTACACTGAGGACAGCTCTGGCTCAAGCTCTGTTATGTCAAAAATCCAGTTTTTCTCCCAAGTAAGACGATGACAAAGATCTTGATGATTTGAATGGAAACAGGAACAGGGCAGGGAACTGACTGATTTTACACCTTCGGTAGTTTAATTGCACATGGACTTCCCCACCAGTTTTAGcacactgctgcatttttgtggcctgaaaacaaaaattaatgatGAAGAATTGTCTGAAGCTATatgcagagagaggagaggaaggtggCTTGTAAAAAAGTTACAGACCTGGGGCTGATTATGTTAGTCTCAAAGCCAAAGGTCCAGGGGAAgatctaaaaggaaaaaaaaaaaaaggaaaaaaaaaaactttttaaagaagagGGAGTGTGTAATTTAAACTAGAGGGAGAACTTCATTTGATGTCATGTAACTAGTGCCTTCCTTCTTATGCcatctctccctcttttttttttttttgcctgtaaattattctttttgtaCCTTGAATCAAGAAAATGTACATCCAGTTGTTTGCAGTTCACATcaccctgcagagctctgccagaTTTAGTCCAGAGATTTCTCTGTGAACTGTGGTTTCTTTTCCCTAACTGTGTCTTGGCTAGATGATATAGGACCTTAGCTTTCTAGCTCAAGGAGAAGAGTCCTGCCTACTTAATATTTAGCTCCCTGGCATCTCTCCTCTGACCACTGCCACAGCCTACTCCAGTTTAAATCGTAGGAAGCCACAGGAGAACCATAAGCCTGTGGCTAGGGGCCTGAGGAGCAAAGAAAATTGGTCAGCAATGTCACcgttttaattatttttgcactGCTCATTGCCCTGCTTCCATTCCTTTTCAGCAGCATTAAACAAAACCGTCCTGACGTGGCTGAGGGCAGCAGCTCGGGGGGAAGCCTCTCCCTGGCTTAGCGGCTGCCCCCGTCGTGTCACACAGCGCCcgctcagctctgcagctttaTTGCTTCCTCAAACTTCTCCCCTCGCTGCTGAATTTGGAGGTTGATTTGCTAGCTAAGAGACTGCTCTGCGGCCACTCTTGGTTCTCCAGTGATTTGCTGAGTATGGATGAAAAAGGGTCACGGAAAATGCTGTCCGGAGAGAATTCAGTTTGAAATGCCAGCGGTGGGCCTCATGGCCAACCTGCCAGGAGCTCCGTGCGTGAGAGGGGTGGGAATAGCTGTGCAAATCTCACCTCTTACCTTGAAGATCTGGAGAAATGACAGCTACCATTATTTGGGGAGTATCCCAGTAAAAGTCGGTGGTGTTCTACTGAGGGACAGTCCTGCAGTATTTcaccttgaaagatcatcagaGGCTGGGAAGCCATTTCCCTGGTCCTCATTTTTGGTCACAGGAGGCTTTGTGATCACAGGGATTTCTTGGATAACACCACGAAGCTTTAGGTTTGTGGGTTGTACCCACATTGAGAGAGGAAGGAGGCGTGCTAGCGAAGGACAAAATTATCTCTGTTTAACGCTATTGTAAAGATTTcttattaaatttatatattgttGGTACTACAAagaatttcatgtttttaaccCATCAGTGCTCAAAGGATGTTCCTCTGTGAGACAGCAAAAGCTGCCACAGGGGAAGTCTGTAGAAAGCCGAGTGGGGTTTTACATACAGCCAGGAAGACCTGCAACAGCACCGGGGCTGAAACTCTtccaggaaggctttggttgGTGACAGACAGAGAAAACTCAGATAGGGACACAGGGCTGCGAGACTGAGCCACCGCAAGTGTCACCAGCTGCTTTTCAGGCAGAGGGTGAGGGCTGATGTGCGGACTGTATCCCGGAGGGAAGGGACACAGGAGATGAATGTTGAGAAACGCTGCTGTAGCCATAGTAGAggaacagcagaagcagcaatgcAGACGCACTCACATTGTTCCTTGTGCCTGGGAATGCTTCCCCTGCGGCTACAGCATAataactcattttctttatcCTTACAGTACATGGCATTTCTATGGAGATGGGTGCCAGTTAGTACTGGCTGTGTCAGTGCCTCTCATAATGAGGAATTGTTATCCCTGACTCTGTTCTTTGTGCTCTTCCTCccactggaaaggaaaaaaattctctgtTCAAGTAGCTGACCTCGAAACATGGACACAGCTGGGAAATCTGAGCATGTCCGGGCAAAGCAGCATATGAAGTACATATGCTTCAGCAAAACAGAGtttgaaaaagctgaaaagcattGTCAGTCAGTGAAGCAGACCTGACAAAACTATTCATGCTGCATTTCAAGAAAGGAGTCATTTGAATTTTATGTATTGCCATTTAATAGcgctccctgcccagcacatCTATTACTAAATTCTGAATCCGTTACTGAGGTCCAGGTGCATGAACACAGGGCTGTGCTTCGGGAAGGCAAACTGACTGCTTCAAAACAGCTATGGAAAATGTGTCTGTAAGAGGGAAGTGTTAAGGGGAAAAATGATGTGCAGTTACTAACTGGAATCACAAGAAAGTACAGAGCAATtctactatttatttatttttatgttttaggagaaaaaaaaaaaaaaaaaagtagctagGCCAGGTGTAAGTGAACATCTGTGAAGCATGGAGGCTGCAGGTGCTCTGCTACATATCCTCACTTTGTGTGGTTGGAgattgcaaaaagaaaatgcagcgTTCCTTGAGTTCAGAGATCCCCACAGGCAGGGATCCCTTTTATAAACTTGCTGCTTCTGGTAACAGATAAAGAATTTACTAAGTCTGGAAAATGCTGTCTGGTATAGCGTAGCACCGACTCCATTATATATAAGACAATTTGTATGGTTAATTAAGGTGAATCCTAGCTTTAAAAATCCGAAAGCTAGGAAAACTCTTTGTTCCAGGGAAGTTAGAAACCCAGTCTTGTGTATCTGAAGTCTCAGTAATTCAGATCTGAATTTACACTAATGCAGATAGTAGTAGCCATTTCTTTACATCCTGTACCATGTCtcctgcagcggggctggggagaTCTCCCTGCCTTACAGGGGAGATCTTGTTGGCAGGATGCCGCCATCCCATTATGCTGTGGCTCAGAGTTGGGGCcgattttcccttttttcccctccacacACCCAGGTGAGCACTGATACACATGCATaaggcttttcctttccccattgACACAGCAGAGCGGAAGCTTTCTGTATCAGAACCTGTTGCACTGTCACGAAGAACAAATGTTAGTTGTGTTGCTTACTGAATACTAGAAGGTTGTAACTAAGAGAATAGACTAGGTTATTTGAAGCAGTTCAGAACTGACATGTGTTCCTCAGGTTTTGCTGCCTGCATGGTAATTATCTTGTAGCAAGTGCTGTTCCTGGTTAAAGATTCATGACTGTCTCTGAGACTGCTCCCCTGGGCCTGCACAATTCCAGTCTGGTAAAGATCCTTCTGGCCCCTGTGTCTTTTCACTTCTCTACCAAGAATAGATTTGGGCTGTAACACGTGAGAAATACAGGGAAGATCTGACTGCTAGGACAATGGTAAATTGCCATCACTGTCTGGGTCCTATTACATGAGTCGCGTGTCTGTAgtgtatttttattcctttgagCTGGTTTTACCTCAGAGGCACACAAGGCGTACAGTGCCCCAGGATCGTATTGTGCCTGTGTATCTGCTGCAGGACAGAGAAGACACATGTGCGTGGTTGGGAGTATCGATGCTTTCCGCCTGTGCAGCAATGAATGTGTTCtgattctttgttctttttgtagGCATCGACGCTCCTATTATTCTTTATGTCATATCCAAAATTATTGAGGTTTTTCTGGTGGGTACTAAAAGGAGGTACATGCTAGGAAACACTACAGgtggaagggaaaaatacatttttttcctgccacttCTTTAGTGCTGTTGGTGTGTGATCAAAAGAAAGGACTGACCTGATTTTCTGCAGCGCTCAGCACCCACACATCCCAGGGAAGCTGATGAGGAATGCAGGAGCTTACTGTTTTTGAAATCAGGCCCAGAATATGACTCATAATGCCATGAAGGAGATACTTGACatctaaatgaaaaaatatacagGGAGAAGGTACCAAAGCACTTTTGTTGAACATTTTATTGTGAAGTAATCTTTCGGCTGGTGTTTCTATCTCAAAGCTACAACTGTTGTATAGCTCTTTCAACAGTTTCATTGAAAcaatttttgctgtattttaccTAGAGCATCCCTGTATGTAGAGAAAACAACTGCTGTATGTTTCAGTCCCCTACATTTTGTAGCAGGCCTTTGAAAGATCCTGGCCTCGGCTCTGTTCTCTGGAGGGTGAAACTCAGTGGGGCCCAGAGTCAAGTTCTCAGCTGTTTGCACTTGGTGTTGTGCTCCGTGTGttgatgctgctgctgcacgccGATCCTTCAGTTAGCTGTCTTGGCATGGCTGTAACACAGCCTATATCTTGAAATAGCGGACCTTGCCAGGGCAcggaggaggaggcagcgcaAAGCCAACTGGGCGAGGTACTTTATCATGCTGAGCAACCTCTGGAGCTGCTCTCTTTGCTACAGATTTTGCTGAAAGCACAGAAGACGGAAACTCTGAAGAGCTGGATTCGGATGCGACAGGGCTGTGGTGGGAAACTCTGAGGTTATGGTTAGTGAAGCCTTGTCCAGGGCTGGGTACCAGTCCTGCTGATGTGTCTTGGCCTGGGTGAGAGAAGGTAACTccaggctggaaaagaaaaacagtttgtgtgtgtgttacagtTATTGCATGTACAGTAACTGTGTAGGTTACTTAGGATTTATCTTTAGGATTTTACTTTAGGATTTTATTGATCTACAGGCGATCGATACCTTACTAGGTACCCTTCTCCTAACAAGACACTGGCTCCCAGCCCAGGTACGAAATGCTTCTGACCATCAGGAAagttttgatttggtttgaacacacacacacgcacacaggAAACCAGAAACACATTTGTAGTATCATCAAATTCTGTGCTTATGTGAATGTTCACTGTGATGTATGCGGCGAGTGAAACACTCAAACCGAGCTGCTCCTGTAACCtgtattctttctttcataTATCTTCTAGACAGTTAATTACTGTTGTGTTTCCAAGAGCATTGGTCTGTAGGAAGTACTCAATGACCAGTTAACTCTTCTCAAACCAATTGCAGGGTATAAtacctggaggtctttaaaagacgtttaggtgtagagcttagtggtatggtttagtggaggacttgttagtgttaggtcagaggttggactaggtgatcttggaggtctcttccaacctagatgattctgtgagaCCACTCAAGTCCTGTGCACACAGGTTTCTCACTTGCTATAGCTGTGCAGCTCAGGGTCCCTGGATTCAGTCAGGTCTAAGGACCTGAGCAGCAAAAGCTTCCAGTTATTTGATCTACCACagttgctcttttattttttatacctGTCTGCTCCTTCCACTTAGCTGAACAGAATTTGGTTCCCTTTGCCTTACTGTACACGTGAAGCTCACaaataattaggaaaagaaaCCACGTTAAGCATGAATGACAGAGGTGACACAATTCTAGCACAGAAATCAATAGGACAACCAGAAGCCACCTTATCTTATTTTTTAGGATACAAAGTTAAACTGTTAAGTTATTGCAGATAGCTGATGCAGTCGACAGTGAAAGAGGTAAACTCAGGACAATTGCTTCAAACAGTCCTGGTAGGTGAGAATGCTTTGGAAAGGAAGGGAGTATCCAGAGGTTTGGTACCTGGTGTCCATACAGCTCGCAGTCTACTTGGAGGTCCTCTTTGGGCCGTGTTACCattgctgctctgcagaaaccGAAATTCTGGCAAAGCATAATAGAGCCAAGAGAAAATAGTGAGAAAATAGAGGAGACCTGCATtacagtttttaatttcagtacaTTTAGGAATAGCTACATCTCATGCTTTATCTGAGCAGTAAAGTGCTTGCTTTTTAGCATGTTGGACACAAAAGCCAAACTGTTCAAATGTGTAACCACCAAATAAGGGAAACTCCTGCATTCTTTTAGAATAAGACTGTGTGTTTGGAtgtgagggagggaaggaataTGTAGGAATCTAGGTAAATGGTTCCCATCCACTGAATCTGTCTAGGACACTTTcgtttcatcagaaaaaaacaaacaaacgaaaaagaATTTTAGCATGATTAAGTGTATAGTATAGTTCTCAAGAACCCATGCATGAAACCAAAGCATACGGACAGCACTTTAATTGTAGGAAGATAAAACAGtctgctcttttgttttgtgtttgtgtagTGCCCACTACAAAGGAGCTTGATTTTCTCAGGTGCACTTATTAAAAAAAGTCaatgataatatatatatatgctgtttattaaaattattttgtgttaaGTGTGCTGTCATCCTCAAccttttttgaaatacattcaAATGCATTAGGATTCAACCCAGACACAtcagagggaagagaaaggtgTGATATAGCTTTAGAAAGCAGGTATTGAAAAGCGCATCATAGTGGTATACAACTCTTGCACTTCCTTTCATTCTCACAAAGGTCTATTCCTGTACAAGTGCAAGTGCATCACAGCATGCCTCTTTTCTACCTCTGAGCTGGCGAGATCAGGATGGATGTGCTGGCATACTTACAGACTGATCCTCAGGAAGCAGTTGACAAGCCTCCAGATTAGCTTTAGCCTCTTCTGCTGTGCAGTTTGTGGCAGCCACAGCAAACTCAACAGAGACCATGTGCACTGGCTGATCCTGATAAAACAGGAAGAATGTTTAACTGACTTTGCAGTGTTTGcaactgcagagctgctggggaaagATAAAAGGCAAATGTTGTGACTTCTAGCTCCGCATCTCCCACAGAAGTCGAAGGGAATCCTGTGGCTAAGATGACACAAAATGCTTGGGAAATCAAGAGCAATTCAGTAGGGCAATTTAAAGCAAATTCAGATCTGTTTGCAAACATAACTAGTTAGCACTGCTCAAGCGCCATGGAAGAAATGCTCTATTTTCATGGAAGGGCAGACTCAGTTCTAGCAATTACCTGTATTCTGGCTCTTCCAATCTCAAGGAGTCTGAGGTAGGCATCAGGAGTTTTGCTGTTGTGGTCATTGAGGGCAGCAGTTACAGCTGCCAACACCTCGGTGTTGTTGAGACTCGCAAGGAGCGGGCagtcagggcagagctgcagaacaTCTTCACCTGAGTCTGCAGTAGGAACAGATTATGTTTCAATCTCATCAGAGGTTGCTTTGAAAGACGGTACAGACCTATGCAGTGACGCAAAACGCTGTTTGTTTCACCATCTGTCCCAAATTACAGcgcaaggatttttttttcagcacaaaCTATAGATGGCAGTATTTCACACGACTTTTGCTTTCCAAGTCCTGAAGTCTTCATGCAAGCAAAAGTCTTGTGGGCTTCAATAGCGTATTTCAAATGCTCTTACTCAGgttttaatcatttttctttctggaaaactATCCATGGCACCAATGAAAAGATGCCACAGGTCACACAAGAAACAGTGgaaaaattaaagtgttttaatttattgGAATTGTGTTTGCAAGAGTGTGTTTCATTCACTCaccagttttaaaaacattcctgAAAACATCACAAACCCAGCAAAGAGCTCTCATGCAGAGCATGCAGAACAGATTTCACTTTCCCATGGCAATATTGAAAATGTCAGATTTAGTAAATAAGGGGAATCTGGCAAAGGGGTTCTGAAAATCAACAAACTCAAGTAAATTCAGACCAACAAAGAATCAAATTCTTGAGGAAAAGCCTCAGAGCTTCAGTGCCAGCCATCTCTAGGTCAAATCTGGGAAGTGCTCCTGAGGTAGTCTTAGCATATCTTAGCTGTTAAAGGGGAGCTAAGAGAGGGGGCCAGGTTTGTAGGTAAGTGAAATTATAAAAGAGAAGAAGCGACTTCCAGAGCAGCTGGGCTTAGaaatccatt is a genomic window containing:
- the AHSG gene encoding alpha-2-HS-glycoprotein, whose translation is MKALLALILLVQLPTHRAVPAASPPPLGCDDPESEAAAEVAVNYINAQSHHGYKFALNRIEKVRVLPQGPNNEILFLELDLLETTCPILSPTPLANCTVRSFTEHAVEGDCDVKLQNLNGKLSVLASKCHSHADSGEDVLQLCPDCPLLASLNNTEVLAAVTAALNDHNSKTPDAYLRLLEIGRARIQDQPVHMVSVEFAVAATNCTAEEAKANLEACQLLPEDQSNFGFCRAAMVTRPKEDLQVDCELYGHQPGVTFSHPGQDTSAGLVPSPGQGFTNHNLRVSHHSPVASESSSSEFPSSVLSAKSVAKRAAPEVAQHDKVPRPVGFALPPPPCPGKVRYFKI